DNA sequence from the Aneurinibacillus sp. REN35 genome:
GCATCATAGGCATCTGCATATTAGGCATGGGTTGCTGCGCCTGCATCTCAGGCATTGTAGGCATCATGGGCATCTGCATATTAGGCATGGGCTGCTGTATTGGCATATGCATCATGTATGACGTTTCCATTGATGAGGAACAGAAGCTGCTCTCATGACAGGAATCTTTAGCCGGTGGGCAGTATGGCATTGGTGAATACGGCGCAACAGGCATAGTAGGCATCATAGGCGGCATAATCGGCATCTGCGGCATAGGAGACGGTGTGATTTGTATTGGTGCTGTTGGTTTTTCTTTCGGCATTCCTTTTGGTGGCATGATCGGTTTTACCTCTGTTTTCGGCGGTGCTGGTTTTGTTTCCGGCATTGGTGTTGGCTTTGGCGTAGGCTTCGCTTGTGGCTGGATCGGTGCTGGGCTTGGCATTGGTGCTGGCGCAGGTTTTTCTTTGGCGGGTACTTCTTTTGCTGGCATCGGCGGCATCTGGATATTAATGTCCATATCCATCTCCATCATCATATTTAATTCAGGAGATTCGGGTGCAGCTTTTGGTACGAGAGGAGCGGTAGGCGGTTTAGGCTGCATGGGCATTTCTTTCGGCATTTCCTTCACAGGCATTTCCTTGTTCGGTATCCCCGTAGCACTTTCTTCATTCTTCAACGGTATGCCGGTTGTTGGCACTTTTACTTTCATACCTGGTGAGATTTTATCCGGATTTTTGATATGTGCATTCGCTTTTTTTAGTGTCTCGAAATCAACATTATATTTTTGGGCGATCTTCCATAGTGTGTCTCCCTTTTTGACGATATGGATTTTCATGTGTTGGACCATCCCTTCTAAGAAAAATTACTGTACATCATATGCATGGGTGGGCAATTTGCTACGGGTAGGTGGATATCACGTATAAAAATTCTTTGCACAGGGAATGATAGGAAGTAAATGTTTATTTTGGCAAAGAAGGGATGCGTATGATTCGAAAGCCGCTTCCAAAGCATTGGAGGACCCTGGGGGCTTTAGCGATTCTATTCTTTACTGTAGCGGTGTCTAGCATCTGGTATTTATATACTGCAATTGAGACACTAAAAGGGAATGAAGCGGCGGCCCAGGCGGTTGATGTCGTATTAAAACGCGTGTATTTATGCGGAGAGTCAGAAGAGGAAATCAAGAAGGAGACAGTCGCTTCATCAGATGAGCTGCTTATGCGTTATCAGGATTGGACTTTTGTCTCGCGTCAACGCAATGTGTATACGTTTGAGAAAAAACTTAATGATCTCTCTCCTTACTGCAAGGAACATGCATACTTTGGCTTAAGTGAAAACGGAGAATTAACATTGTTTGATGGTGTGCCGGAGAATGGCAAGGTGATTCAGACGTTTTTTCAATTAAATACAGAGAAGCTGGAATCAAGCTTGCCTGTGGATGAGATGAAGATTTTGCGTAAAGGTATTCGGATTACGGATGCCGCAGAGTACAATTCGATTATCTCCACCTATAGTGAATTCTCAGGTGATGAAAAGGAAACAGCGGTACAATTGAAATAAGTGTGATGAAAAACGGAGCGAAGCAAAGCGCTCCGTTT
Encoded proteins:
- a CDS encoding BofC C-terminal domain-containing protein: MIRKPLPKHWRTLGALAILFFTVAVSSIWYLYTAIETLKGNEAAAQAVDVVLKRVYLCGESEEEIKKETVASSDELLMRYQDWTFVSRQRNVYTFEKKLNDLSPYCKEHAYFGLSENGELTLFDGVPENGKVIQTFFQLNTEKLESSLPVDEMKILRKGIRITDAAEYNSIISTYSEFSGDEKETAVQLK
- a CDS encoding LysM peptidoglycan-binding domain-containing protein, which translates into the protein MKIHIVKKGDTLWKIAQKYNVDFETLKKANAHIKNPDKISPGMKVKVPTTGIPLKNEESATGIPNKEMPVKEMPKEMPMQPKPPTAPLVPKAAPESPELNMMMEMDMDINIQMPPMPAKEVPAKEKPAPAPMPSPAPIQPQAKPTPKPTPMPETKPAPPKTEVKPIMPPKGMPKEKPTAPIQITPSPMPQMPIMPPMMPTMPVAPYSPMPYCPPAKDSCHESSFCSSSMETSYMMHMPIQQPMPNMQMPMMPTMPEMQAQQPMPNMQMPMM